AACAAAAGTATGGACATTTGACAAACTGTTTGAATGTACTGATCGCATTCTATCTATGAAACGTTTTGACGTTTTTAATACACAAACGGCAGAAATGCTAAGCGTGTACATTGCTCCAACTGAGACTTCTGTTGGAATAATGAAGAACATTGAAGATCAAACTGGTATATCCGCAATGAACCAAGTGTTACGCTGGCAAAATGCAGTGTTTGATATAAACAAGACAATTACATTTACTGATTTACCCAAAACACAACCAGAAACACCATTACTGCTTTATAGTGCTGTTGATAATGAATCGAATGTCACTGTTATTTCACAAACACGTAAGTTAAtctttttatttgataatttctttgattctttggcattattaataaatgatcAAGGTTGAAAAAAATTACAGGACTGCCAAATTCGTTTTCTAAGACACACAATAATAAGTATACCTTTCTGAGATAACAAGTAgagtatattatttaaataataataaagtgtttTATCTCTGCCATTAAACAAATAGCTGCGACCAGATCTTTGTGTATCAGAGCcaactcattggtcagaaaattTAGCATGTATTCTGTCGATgtgaaatgtgttttatttagaacatattgtgtaaatatgtattgtgctaTATTATGGTGCAAATATAATCAGGGTACCTTGCGATCTCTCAGTTATGCAACAATAATGGGTTAAGAATGTTGTTGCAAAGGCCTCGGCATTGTAGTGCCAGCCTCATGCATACGGAATGTGAATTCCttcattttatgaatttttaagaAAATCAATATATAATATGGCCCGATGTGTAGATTCAATTCAAGTGAAAATATCTAAGTCTCAACGAATATCGACAACGTCTaataagtcaaagatgctctccagatgGAATGCCATCCTAAGATGATTAGTAGGCCTGGTAGTGATTAGTacagtcttgtttatttttaattcatttatatgtaattttactctctatggaccagagattccaaaataaaagattgaatgaaaaagaataaaatacacAGATAAAGggcttaattaattaattgctttaactttttttttataaatagcCAAGGATCCAAATATCCCCTCAGTGTATAATTTGGAAAGTGATGCCCTAAATGCTAAGGTACAGTTTAAATACTTCATTATTATGTTATTGCTTTTACAATGTAGTTAGTAATCTCTTAAATCAATTCTATTTTTTATGATAACTTTATATTCATTCTGAATCtgtgtatttacaatattacttttttttccaatttatttTCAGTTGTGCTATGCTAATTTAATCTCCTTTAGTAGAGTTGTTGCAAAAGTCAGTCGAACTCAACATCATATCTGCTTCGCTGCCAACAACCTAGTGTAAGCATGTCATTTTTAGgatattgtaaatgtaaatagaCTGCAACCCACCAAGTTTTCTGACAGTTTATAGTAGAGAGCAAATGCAACTTTCACTACCATCTGTGTAACGTTTTCAATCGCCAAGTCAGAGCTTTGTTCATCATCTAAACATCTATTGACAGTTCTTTCCCTACACTGCTACATATATTCTTTGAATGTGATctagtaaaaaaaatatgggaaaatgtaaaacaatataattatgtatcgaaatatcaacaataacttaattatcaccaaagaaagtatatgttttggttttggaaaaacacacagtgatgcaaatattctaattttaattacaaagtggTACATATTTAGTTGCAAAATCAAAGAACAATTACTTGATTTTAATCACTTAATGcacatttaccaaaaatacaaagcaaccatattattatttacaaaatgatttttataaagtgtatttttgcgatacattattattttttttttcttttaattcattACTCTCGTATTTTTTAGAGAGAATTATCGTGTTTCTTCTTATTTGTTTAATAGTTGCGTTATTTTTTACTGATAGATTATTTGAAACACATTGCCATTTTCTGTTCGCTTCAACAAGATTTGATTTGATACATTTTTGAAATGGTGCTATATACATTTCTgtcattattttgatttattatcatttaaagATAATTATACATCAACGATATAGGCATAATGTCTTTAATTTATAacaatcaatataaaaatatttgtatacagaAAAATGTACGAGGATCGAGTACGCAGGGTTGATTATAAAAAGAGAGAATTGCATATCCTTATGAAGGAGATTGACTGGAAGAGCGGCATGCTATCAAATAGATTGAATAAGAGTCTAATATTTGAGATAGCGGAAAATGTTGATCCAAGTATTGGGGAATCTAAAAGACGACTGGGTTTAATACACAAacaatttagaataaaaatgtcTGTGTATGAAGAAGAGGTAAGAATATTGAATCAGACAATCACTTAAATTTTTATAGCACACCTGAGTgtattcttgtcatttgattggttatttACGCATCACATGTGTTCATTATTTTGCACAAATGAAGGATGAGTAGTCACGTTTGAACATATTGTTATCCTACTCATCCAATAACGATCTTGAATGCTAACGTGTAGCGATTTAACCTCTCTCTCTTTAAAATGTGTAATCAAGATCCCAGTTTGTTTTTCTCCCGTTTTACGTGACTTACACTGGTTGCCAGTAGATCAGCACATTcgttttaaaatcctgttgctgacatataaggccatcaacggatgtgctccagcctacatatgtgacatcattactccgtcaaccaactcttcgcttcgttcatccagcagacttcttcttaaacctggaccccgttccagaactcggttttacggtgatcgtgctttcgctgtcgcagcccccaaactctggaacactctacccctcgaaatacgctcatcaaaatctgttatcacatttaaaactaaactcaaaactcatctcttcagagaagtataatcgcacgctactacttgcacagatcttggaaacacagcgctttgaaacctttgtctcttgcgctttataaatgttatttattattattattattattgtttcgATGGGAAATAAGaatttatgtaaaatgttaCTTTGCTTGTTTAGATTGAGCTTATTGTGAGCAGGTAACTTACATCGCTGAATTAAtagttaaattataatttactgAAAGTTATATTAGTCTGATTATCAGATTATTACTACATGGATCCATTACAGATCTTGATTGGCTGAGCTGAGCTGAGTTACCACTCATCCTTCATAATGAACAGCATGACTGTGATGAATAATTTACTGACATGACAAATTGcaataactagatggtacgctcgcttcgctcgcgtaccatctaggtcgtgcccacagatggttctcgaatacataataatttcagcgttaaaaaactgccgatttcaaatgtacgtaccgcaggacaataatacatgtcgtttacaggaacgaataaatagacactgtgatttatgtactgaactaaaattagcaccctgggaattacttccgaaagagaaacttgtcacaaaatgagaccaattgtttaagtcaaatttaaacaaacttaatttgtgttttgtatgtaacaggGTTGAGGGATAggaaagaggatgggtgtaaagaggaacactttttaaatatattctttatccatgtagtaacgaaatattaattgttttcatgttttacaaataatataccactaaacacagtaaaacattgcaatgtaatactttgttgaaactatcaccgtcctagtcgattgaaatagtacagtacatttaacgatacatcactacgacgtgtatatgtttattcgtggtaaatcataaatttgatttaattttcaataaatattaaattatctaactcaacttaattagtaggcctaatggttttcaattgtttcttagagccaattcatacttaagttggttcctaccctacccaccaaagttgttctgcgtttagggcatgtgatgcaccgtaggcctatcctctactggctttacaacactactcatgccagtgtagtgagggaagggtgatgatgtcacgtgggtggtttaactgcaataataaagatttgtacataatatacggcgactgaaaacgctagctcattatccgtttaaaaaaatctatatccaacctctgcagcacagattgaaaaaaaaatggatcgaatttctgttatgagtatacagtacttgcctttacgacacCTGaaggaatagacacttgtggaacagagattggaatgttccattcatttcaaatcaatacatttgtataaacgtatattaaatctatcaaaatagtattttttaaagaaaatcggcctgtcttcaacattatgatgttGTACTcaagctgttcaaccggttttcagccattaaaaacaattatcgtaggaagagataggaaaatgcgaagcatcctcgtattattgtctgcgggtatttttcaagatggacatacattagacagtgtataccacgatcggaaaacgcccctatttggggcaaatcgttgaacctaaattcgttttaatcgtcaataactaattatcgaactcaaattaattagtaaacagggttacaccaggtggttaaaatcagtaccgaaagtacgaaccaacttaatataccatcgagtaaaaattatagaagtaaggcgtgatttaccgaattttgcctttacgtaaatttatatatagatacgtTCAGATGTGTTATATATTAAGTTCATTATTATGATGCTTTTTGGATTTAACAATACTTTTGGCAATAacacatattttattaattcttTCAGTTGAAACCATGTATTACAGAAAGGTTTGACAAACTGAAATTAttagcaacaaaaacatttCCACATAAATTGGGTGAAGATATATGTAACGAAGACGATAATTGGTAAGACAAATTAAgtgttaaataaaacatttgttgTCAGTtgtgataataaaaataatatgaaaataatatcGATAAAATTGTAAACTTTACTTTCAAAGAATCTTATACATGTTTACAGTTAAGGTAGCCTAATAATAAGTATGGAAAGTGTCATGCAGGACCAAGTTATGTTGTCTAAAGAAATGTTGTAGTATATCTATGTTTGTGCTTTTTTTTATCGATTACTTcataaatgttacattttatcTATTTCAAAAATCTGTCAGAAGACTTAAATTGCTTTCATTTATAAATCTTTTCAGAATGTACACCTCCATATCATATATATATGGAGACACAAGTGCTATCCTTGTTACCATGCCAATAATTgcgttttttttgtttatgtcTGCGCTTGGAAAGTCtggtatcaaaatgaaataaaatcatttacattACACATTTTCCTATAAAATGGGTTATAAAATGACCTAATTATGATATgacttattattaaattaattcaattcGATCTTGTTTTTAGTGTAAATAGATTAGAAGTAATAGTAGAAAATGTTCACGAGATTTATGACCAATTTAGTGAGGATAGAAAACAGAAAAGACTACAATATAACGAAGAACAAATTCACAAGATGGATAAGTAAGTGCTGTACCTTTTATAGTTAATAGTGAGATTCACCtttcatttttaaagatatattgcctcaaaacatgaacaataaagctgaataaaacaatttgtattaggttattttttgttttactcaagttaatttactttttgcaaaaaggaaaaaaaaatggtGTTGTTTATGAAAACTGTTACTTTACCAGATTCccattttcaattaaattacagtaaatcgggtgaataatttgttttaatccaatttggtcaaagaaataataattattaggcctatgtgacaTTGAAATATCCCATAATGAATAATACAAGTAGGTGTAAGAATATTTTCAGAAAATGTTTCATTGtgaaataataagaataaaccCTTTTTTGTTCAAGAAATGAtgatatgaataataataatagtgttatTCCTTACAGACAGaagttaaaatttaaatatattcagGGTACAAGCCTTCTTCGAGATCATTGTGAACCTAAACTTAAGAAATTACACAGTCATTTTAATAATTGGTACAggtatgtattgtttttattgttatcGTCTATAGTTTTTAAACACAATTATGAGTGAAATATAAGAGGGTGAAAAAAGAGCATAATATTTGCGCATATAACACtcattttgattaaatttatacactagtaaaatgttatgtttttttttcagagttGTAAATAATTGTATGAAATCACTTCAGTGTGTAGAGAGAGATATTGAACAATTATCTTCAGAATGTGCTGGTGTTATACGGAAGTTAAACCAGGTGAACATTTTTTTGCTCTCTGTACTgtctttgtttttataataatttaaccaACATAGTCAACAGAAATactattttaacaaaacaaacattaattaataaatcaataatttataCTATTAGCCAGTTTTGAAAACATAATATTCGGGTGACATACTGACACGCATCCTCTTCTCGCCTTTAAAACGTATTTAATATTTCTCATACTTCTAATGACTCTAGTTAATTAAAGTAATGTTGTTATATCCTTTTAGGTGGAACTTGAGGTAAACAGTGCCATCGTGTCGACTAACGCAACTGTTAGTTCACTGTTAAATGCATTAGCGAATGAATTAAATCGATCACAACATCAGATTGAAATGCTGACCAAGAATTTGGCCGATGCTGTAAGTATTATTGAAGTTATTAAGTATACTAATGGTAATacgatatataatttaataatatataattcacaaaattgttaaatttgtaGTTAACCTCGAGCTATATGAGTAGGCTCATAGAAAagatttattgaaatataagatgatcaatgttttatttgtaaaaaaaaaattaattaataattaattcacATAAACACgctttattataacatttaatcTTTATCATTTGATTAGAGGAGTGTAAGTCACATGATATTTAGTAATACTACAATGAACCCATGTGACACGATTGTGCATTTTTGTTACATGTGCTAATGTGTGACGTGCGCGCGTTCATTTATGCAATCGCGACTCGACCTTTGACATCTATATTaggttatattattatgtaaaatattagtgcaataaaacaaatattttcggtgaaagatgaaatgttgtattttcACCCCATGAAAATATTTGTAAGTCTACCATTGcactaataaacatttattatttatcatagtTGTATAGTATCAAAAATTACCACAAAGGTCTTGTAAACTAATTGTATCTTTTGTCATTTGACTAAAAACTTTattctttataatttatttaggaCGTATCAAGACTTAGTGTAAAAAAGCAATCGGAATGTGAACCAGTGTTTGTCACTCGCCAGATACGTGTGCCTAAACACATCAAAGAACAGTAAGATTGAACAAATTTTTCCTGCATCCATTCTTTTAATCCCTCATCTCAATCATCAGTGTTACCActgcctttttattttttttaggtttttgtCAATGAGAAGTGATTTGAAGAAGACAAAGCAGGATATATCAGAAAGTGCTACTATACTAGAAGAACTGAGATATGAAGAAGATAAACTGAAACTAGTGACAGTAAATTGATAGTGGTTGTTTAAGCAATAGTTTTCTCAATGTCGCCCAACACTTTTGCTTAAGATAAGGTATAACGTGGGCTATGGCAGATCTATAAATTACAGGGAAATTAGGGAATGGATAGGAAGTGGGAAGGCGGTGATGTAGGTAGGCAAAAAAGTAGATATAAAATTAGAATTAACGTTTAGCATTGTACACatattttgtttgtgtattttattgGACAGTATGAAATGACAGGTTTTGGTAAAAAGTGTGCCACAGTTACGAAAACTGATGATGACAAAAAAATGGCCTGTGATCTTAATGCAATTTATTTACGTTTCGATGCTCAAGGTTTTAAACGATAGatgtcaaattaaaaataatattaaaaaaactatgTCAGTTGAAAACGTTACAATAGGGAAAGAAGAtcttaaatgtgtttttataaaaGTAAATCCATGAAAAGAAGAAGGTCCAGATGGCGTCAGTGGTAACGTAATTAAGGAATTTAATGTGCAATTATCGCatgttttttctatttatataaaTGGCCACTTAGATTACATAAGATACCTACTATTTGGAAACGCTCACTCATACGTCCACTGGCAAAAAGTATTAATCCTAAGACGCTAAATGACTATATACCTATTGCGCTCAAAACTGTGCCTATGAAATGTCTTGATTGTTAAAAGTGAAATCGTTGATGATGTTGGTAGTTTTTTAGATTCTTACCAATTTGCATATCGTTCACATATGGCTGTAGCTGATGATGCCGTTACTACATTAATACATAACTTGCTTGCTCGTTTCGATTGTGCTAAAACTTATGCTAGAGTTTTATTTCTTGATTTTTCGTCCACTTTTAATACTATACAACCAAATATTTTAATGAAGAGAATGAATATTTTAGGTGTTAACTAGTCTACCATTTCATGGATGAGAAACTCGTTTCTTCCTACTGCAATGAGGCAATTCAATGAAACTTGAAAACATTGATAATTTTATGCTATcccttacacacaccaatcttgcttgtattttgtattttaaaggATGTGTTTTATCGGCATTTCAAACgatgtgttttattttgtattttaccaaattttaacctTCACCTTTAACCTGAATTTTTAACTTAAATAATTTCAAACTACGTACATATTTTACTATGTTTGACcatgaataaattaatactgaatatTGTACACAATGCTGTTTTAGGTATTTTTTGTTGAAATTCATTAGTATAGTATACGATTTTGTATACACCAATGGTACCATTgaaatttcataatttttacGTAGTTGAATTTGACGACCAGTTTTAGGAGAAATGGGTCAAATGTGGTTTGTagttaattattttcatttatttcaacaatttacaaaattaaGATTAATGTTCGACGTCGTCACCATCGCCATATTCGTCATGGTCATCATCATTATGATTATCTAACCCTTTTCTTTATGTGAAATCCTCAGAAACACAGTAGTTGGATTGCAAATAAGCGACTTGTGGAGTGaactgttgaaatatgaaataaaaagcGACCCTCAGATTTAACCAAATaacttaaaaaacaataatacaattatcCAATCAATATCGacaataaaaagataaacacaaatacttattatttatattatttatttttcacacaaaaacagtAACAATGCTCTGAGTATAATGTGACAGCAGTTAGTTTATCTTGTTTTAAAAACCAACAATTAATTACTCCCTCTTaatgaaaattaatgaaattataGAAAATCGGACACGTGGAAGCGAGATTCACGATCATTTGAATTATGATGAACTTTATTCTGTAAGTTGCCCCAGAGTAGCCCAAAAAGAGAGTCACACGGCAAATTCCTTTACATTGTAACTTACCCTTTGGGATTTGAGAGTATCCTGTAAGTT
This genomic stretch from Antedon mediterranea chromosome 11, ecAntMedi1.1, whole genome shotgun sequence harbors:
- the LOC140062340 gene encoding serine/threonine-protein kinase TBK1-like translates to MLSRVELRGTNSFIWCTQHAIGKGATATVYIGRNKKTGEKVAMKVFNNLPHVRTRDTQMRELEVVRKLKHKNIVDVIAIEEDHVSKQPVMVMELCLGGSLLQYLDKPANNYGLTEDEFIRALKDITDAMKYLRSIGVVHRDIKPGNIMIAKGDDSTHTYKLADFGVARQVEYEEEMLQSLCGTEEYLRPDVYGRAVLHVGGQTNYTKSIDLWSLGVTFFQTATGQLPFRPFGGRRNREMMHYLTTKKEFGVISGVQHDSTTGSVEWFRELPETCLLSRGFKPIITHLLANLLESSPTKVWTFDKLFECTDRILSMKRFDVFNTQTAEMLSVYIAPTETSVGIMKNIEDQTGISAMNQVLRWQNAVFDINKTITFTDLPKTQPETPLLLYSAVDNESNVTVISQTPKDPNIPSVYNLESDALNAKLCYANLISFSRVVAKVSRTQHHICFAANNLVKMYEDRVRRVDYKKRELHILMKEIDWKSGMLSNRLNKSLIFEIAENVDPSIGESKRRLGLIHKQFRIKMSVYEEELKPCITERFDKLKLLATKTFPHKLGEDICNEDDNCVNRLEVIVENVHEIYDQFSEDRKQKRLQYNEEQIHKMDKQKLKFKYIQGTSLLRDHCEPKLKKLHSHFNNWYRVVNNCMKSLQCVERDIEQLSSECAGVIRKLNQVELEVNSAIVSTNATVSSLLNALANELNRSQHQIEMLTKNLADADVSRLSVKKQSECEPVFVTRQIRVPKHIKEQFLSMRSDLKKTKQDISESATILEELRYEEDKLKLVTVN